Proteins from a single region of Gossypium arboreum isolate Shixiya-1 chromosome 1, ASM2569848v2, whole genome shotgun sequence:
- the LOC108459957 gene encoding inositol polyphosphate multikinase beta-like, whose amino-acid sequence MFKIPKHQVAGHQAIDGNLGPLVDDSGRFYKPLQDDERGTTELAFYQSFSSKLPHHIRGFFPVFYGTQLVEASDGSGLHPHLVLQDITSNHLNPSILDVKIGSRTWYPEASEDYIQKVLEGDRLTTTVTLGFRISGLQIYESKESGYWKPARKEVKSFSADDVRLVLRKFVSLNLEPEPDCCFASTIYGGCSGILEQLLELKAWFEDQTVYHFHSCSLLLLFDKESVLNGRTVPFKVKLIDFAHTVEAKGVIDHNFLGGLCSFIKFVSEVLTDFKVPTIEARFN is encoded by the coding sequence ATGTTTAAGATTCCAAAGCATCAGGTTGCTGGTCATCAAGCCATTGATGGAAATCTCGGCCCGCTCGTAGACGATTCAGGACGTTTCTACAAGCCTCTCCAGGACGATGAACGCGGCACCACGGAGCTGGCCTTCTATCAATCATTCTCTTCCAAGCTTCCACATCACATCCGCGGGTTCTTTCCTGTTTTTTACGGCACCCAACTTGTGGAGGCCTCTGATGGGTCTGGTTTACATCCCCATCTTGTCTTACAAGATATAACCTCCAATCACCTTAATCCATCCATCTTGGACGTTAAAATCGGTTCCAGAACCTGGTACCCTGAAGCATCCGAAGATTACATCCAAAAGGTTCTCGAGGGAGACAGATTAACGACTACTGTCACCTTAGGGTTTAGAATATCTGGATTGCAGATATATGAAAGCAAGGAATCGGGATATTGGAAGCCAGCAAGGAAGGAAGTCAAGAGTTTTAGTGCCGATGATGTTAGATTAGTTCTGAGGAAGTTTGTTTCATTAAATCTGGAACCGGAACCGGATTGTTGTTTTGCTTCTACCATATATGGTGGTTGTTCAGGGATTTTGGAACAATTATTGGAGCTGAAAGCATGGTTCGAGGATCAAACGGTTTACCATTTTCATTCATGTTCACTTCTCCTCTTGTTTGATAAAGAATCGGTTTTGAATGGAAGGACAGTACCGTTTAAAGTTAAACTCATCGATTTCGCTCATACTGTGGAAGCTAAAGGTGTTATCGATCATAATTTCCTGGGTGGACTATGCTCCTTTATCAAGTTCGTCTCTGAGGTTCTCACAGATTTCAAAGTACCCACAATCGAAGCTCGTTTTAATTAA